From Lytechinus variegatus isolate NC3 chromosome 16, Lvar_3.0, whole genome shotgun sequence, the proteins below share one genomic window:
- the LOC121429672 gene encoding uncharacterized protein LOC121429672, with product MTSSGKGLESRSSETSSPGDINSQSDMKEVIKVVLLKVANKTTSRYGVTLFLFCSSMWLLTQAFLALHNGCWISNPQILSKIKEKTAADCRMSKHGAGIHKEQVKVLPDPNLVPDAFHHLLSGQTDGGPVDVDRTVFNVIVEREVAAQARAPLSQAKSDAQRMEQKETVDVAEGQREIRSESKLVGNQLVLEPNANKNTITYFGLTSENKTDSHQDKAPAQDRNFVLNKVQGHDQAMIGNNGTTMKQSSREPTAKPYIPLPSGSGVPALNPVPYTLPPNISKNVFKITKSSWETMGCFNRVTIFAPGANALPKDSEWRELYQSFRKYLMGYYLLKCPESVCDIIMRTSTLPKTIAASSAVLVGPGMKNMRKKTRLVMDEVKRLTPDNLLKVYLFSLDNSPMMNHYDPSLANFEYHYSMTYHSQSDVPIPYGRYREGVGAETARNWAYGKKGLVAWVEDNCDRTFWPRIEYVRELSKHISVDIYGKCGNRTCNSTHCKEELKGYKFYLALEEAACDEFLTLNFWQRALSSGAVPVVYGGKKYAYTKVAPPDSFIHLADFESPAELARYLLKLSSSDTEYNRFHHWRTQGSVQVSGPGFSLDSLCGMVPQLIHLSPPKRRVMSRGKFYRSCRKGIYVNGFAGSGDLSNWTPWR from the exons ATGACATCCAGTGGGAAAGGGCTCGAATCACGATCTTCGGAGACGTCATCACCAGGCGACATCAATTCGCAGTCAGATATGAAGGAAGTCATCAAG GTCGTTCTCCTGAAGGTGGCTAACAAGACAACGTCTCGCTATGGCGTCACGCTCTTCCTCTTCTGTTCATCCATGTGGCTCCTAACACAGGCATTTCTGGCCCTTCACAATGGCTGCTGGATCAGCAACCCACAGATTCTCAGCAAGATCAAGGAGAAGACAGCAGCAGACTGCCGGATGTCGAAACATGGAGCGGGAATCCACAAAGAACAGGTCAAAGTTTTGCCAGACCCAAACCTGGTGCCTGACGCCTTTCATCATCTGTTGTCGGGACAAACAGATGGTGGCCCAGTTGATGTTGACAGGACAGTTTTTAATGTTATTGTGGAAAGGGAAGTCGCTGCCCAAGCTAGGGCACCGTTGTCTCAGGCTAAGAGTGACGCTCAAAGGATGGAGCAGAAAGAGACCGTGGACGTTGCAGAAGGTCAGAGGGAAATAAGGTCAGAGAGCAAACTTGTGGGTAACCAACTTGTATTAGAGCCAAATGCAAATAAGAATACAATAACGTACTTCGGTTTGACCAGTGAAAACAAGACAGATTCTCATCAAGACAAGGCTCCTGCTCAAGACAGAAATTTCGTCCTGAACAAAGTTCAAGGACATGACCAAGCAATGATAGGAAACAACGGGACGACGATGAAACAGTCATCAAGGGAGCCTACAGCAAAGCCATACATTCCGCTACCATCGGGGTCCGGTGTACCGGCCCTAAACCCAGTCCCTTACACGCTCCCTCCAAACATTTCCAAGAATGTTTTCAAGATCACCAAATCATCTTGGGAGACCATGGGTTGCTTCAACCGCGTGACGATATTTGCCCCAGGCGCGAATGCCTTGCCCAAAGACAGCGAGTGGCGGGAGTTATACCAATCCTTCAGGAAATACCTCATGGGATATTACCTCCTGAAGTGTCCTGAGAGTGTATGCGATATCATCATGCGTACCTCTACATTGCCGAAGACAATCGCAGCAAGCAGCGCTGTGCTTGTAGGCCCAGGCATGAAAAACATGCGCAAAAAGACGCGTTTGGTTATGGACGAAGTGAAACGTCTTACTCCTGATAATCTCCTCAAGGTTTATCTATTCTCTCTAGATAACTCCCCGATGATGAACCATTATGACCCATCTCTGGCGAACTTCGAGTACCACTACAGTATGACCTATCACTCCCAATCAGATGTGCCAATACCTTATGGTCGGTACCGTGAAGGGGTTGGTGCAGAAACCGCAAGGAACTGGGCATATGGTAAGAAAGGTCTCGTTGCTTGGGTCGAAGACAACTGTGACAGGACTTTCTGGCCACGCATCGAGTACGTTCGTGAGCTCAGCAAACACATCTCTGTTGATATATATGGTAAATGTGGGAATAGGACGTGTAATTCGACACACTGCAAAGAAGAGTTGAAAGGCTACAAATTTTACCTCGCGTTGGAGGAAGCAGCCTGCGACGAATTTTTGACGCTGAATTTCTGGCAACGCGCCCTGTCATCTGGGGCCGTGCCCGTGGTTTACGGGGGAAAGAAATACGCCTACACTAAAGTTGCGCCTCCAGATTCGTTCATCCACCTAGCCGACTTCGAATCTCCTGCAGAACTGGCTAGATATCTCCTCAAACTCAGCTCATCAGACACTGAATACAACAGATTCCACCACTGGCGGACTCAGGGGTCTGTTCAAGTTTCTGGGCCAGGGTTCAGCCTAGACTCTTTATGCGGTATGGTGCCACAATTGATTCACCTGTCACCGCCTAAGAGAAGAGTGATGTCAAGAGGAAAGTTTTACAGGAGTTGTCGAAAGGGTATCTATGTCAATGGTTTCGCAGGGTCAGGAGATCTTAGCAACTGGACACCCTGGAGGTAA